One genomic segment of Ipomoea triloba cultivar NCNSP0323 chromosome 9, ASM357664v1 includes these proteins:
- the LOC116030053 gene encoding haloacid dehalogenase-like hydrolase domain-containing protein 3: MTLMAAARTTARITGALTRLTGRSMPRSFLGGSGDGYLPEPYGISGSSFSTTAAAAEESPERMFGLLKDYEDYRRAMYGGLTHKALLVDAVGTLVIPSQPMAQIYRQIGEKYGVEYSEAEILNRYRRAYEQPWSRSRLRYVNDGRPFWQHIVSSSTGCSDSQYFEELYNYYTTNKAWHLCDPDAERVFQALRNAGVKLAIVSNFDTRLRPLLRDLNCDHWFDAVAVSAEVEAEKPNPMIFLKACELLGVNPEDAVHVGDDRRNDIWGGRDAGCDAWLWGSDVHSFKEVAHRIGVRV; this comes from the exons ATGACTCTAATGGCAGCAGCTAGGACAACGGCGAGGATCACCGGAGCGCTGACCCGCCTAACGGGCAGATCCATGCCCCGGAGTTTTCTGGGCGGGTCAGGTGATGGGTATCTGCCCGAACCGTATGGGATTTCTGGGTCGTCATTCTCCACCACTGCTGCGGCTGCCGAGGAGTCGCCGGAGAGGATGTTCGGTTTGCTGAAAGATTACGAGGATTACCGGCGAGCGATGTACGGTGGGCTCACCCATAAGGCCCTCCTTGTTGATGCCGTGGGCACTCTCGTAATTCCCTCTCAGCCCATGGCTCAG ATATACAGGCAAATTGGTGAGAAATATGGGGTGGAGTATTCTGAAGCTGAGATACTGAATAGATACAGAAGGGCTTATGAGCAGCCTTGGAGTAGATCTAGGCTCAG ATATGTTAATGACGGGAGGCCATTCTGGCAGCATATAGTCAGTTCGTCTACTGGGTGTTCTGATTCTCAGTACTTTGAGGAGTTGTATAACTATTATACCACTAACAAG GCTTGGCACCTGTGTGACCCTGATGCAGAGAGGGTATTCCAGGCTCTGAGAAACGCAGGGGTAAAGTTGGCTATTGTTTCAAACTTTGACACACGCTTGAGGCCATTGTTGCGGGATCTGAACTGTGATCACTGGTTTGATGCTGTGGCTGTGTCAGCTGAA GTCGAAGCAGAGAAGCCAAATCCGATGATATTTTTAAAAGCTTGTGAACTTTTAGGAGTAAACCCCGAGGATGCGGTGCATGTAGGGGATGACCGTAGAAATGACATTTGGGGTGGTAGAGATGCTGGCTGTGACGCCTGGCTTTGGGGTAGTGACGTGCACTCGTTCAAAGAG GTTGCCCACAGAATAGGAGTTCGAGTTTGA